The DNA sequence TGCAAAAAACATAAAAAAAGAATAAAAGGTATTGTCTCTGCAGTATCTTACGAAAATAAAAACATAAAAAAACTTATTAATGTTTTTAAATACCAATTTGTAAAAGAATTATCAAAAAATTCCGCTTTTTTAATTTTAAAATTTCTAAAAGAAAATCCTGAAATCGAATTTTTCAAAAATCCTTTAGGATTTTTAATAGTTCCTATCCCCCTCCATAAGCGCAGACTTCGATGGAGGGGATTCAACCAAGCAGAAGAAATCGCAAAAGAATTGTCTCCTCTTCTTAAAATTCCAATGGATGCTAAAATTATAATCAGAAAGAAATATACAAAACCGCAAGCAATATTAAAAGGAAAAAACAGAACTGAAAACATAAAAGGAACCTTTAAAATAGAAAAAAGGAAACTAAAATATATTCAGAAAAAAAAGATTATTTTATTAGACGATGTCACAACGACGCTATCAACCTTAGAAGAAGCAGCAAAAACACTCAAAGAAAATGGAGTAAAAGAAGTTTGGGGACTAACATTAGCAAAATAAAATTTCAAAATGCAAAAAAAAGAAAATCAAATTTTAAAATTCCTACTATTCCTTTTAATCTTAATTTTGATTGGCATTTTACTTTGGCGGCCACTAAACAATCTTTTGCAGAACCAAGATAACCTAAGAAACTTTATCTTAAATTTTGACATTTTAGCGCCTATAGTATTAATTTTACTTGTTGTCCTCCAAATTCTTTTTGCGCCAATCCCTGGTCAAATAGCAGGGCTTGCAGGCGGTTATATCTTTGGACCTATTCTCGGCACTATATACGTCATGACAGGATTTATAATTGGTTCTTTCATAGTCTTTACCCTTTCAAGGAGATATGGACGGCCATTTGTTGAAAAAGTAGTGAAGAAAAAAACTATTAAAAAATTTGATAATCTCGTATCCGATAAGGGTCTTTTCACT is a window from the Candidatus Paceibacterota bacterium genome containing:
- a CDS encoding ComF family protein encodes the protein MQIKKKILDFFYPKFCLICGKESTYLCPDCFSKIEILKSPTCSYCNSRSFNGTICKKHKKRIKGIVSAVSYENKNIKKLINVFKYQFVKELSKNSAFLILKFLKENPEIEFFKNPLGFLIVPIPLHKRRLRWRGFNQAEEIAKELSPLLKIPMDAKIIIRKKYTKPQAILKGKNRTENIKGTFKIEKRKLKYIQKKKIILLDDVTTTLSTLEEAAKTLKENGVKEVWGLTLAK
- a CDS encoding VTT domain-containing protein, translated to MQKKENQILKFLLFLLILILIGILLWRPLNNLLQNQDNLRNFILNFDILAPIVLILLVVLQILFAPIPGQIAGLAGGYIFGPILGTIYVMTGFIIGSFIVFTLSRRYGRPFVEKVVKKKTIKKFDNLVSDKGLFTLFLLYLLPVFPDDAISYIAGLSKLKIRDLIIISTIGRLPGFLILSLVGAEIVSRESNLYLVLFGILMILSFVLYLNRERLENFMIKVVKYFKK